In Veillonellales bacterium, one DNA window encodes the following:
- the gltX gene encoding glutamate--tRNA ligase, translating to MRVRFAPSPTGPFHIGGARSALFNWLLAQKCGGKLVLRIEDTDLERSSKESEENIKDALRWLGITWDEGADMGGPYGPYHQTERLDIYRQYTEKMLASGQAYYCYCSEDEVETERQAQLAKGETPRYSGRCRNLTAEDRARLEAEGRKPVVRFKVPQNQQIVFKDLVRDTVSFDSNGIGDFVIVKSDGIPVYNYAVVIDDALMRITHVIRAEEHLSNTPRQVLLYQALGFELPQFGHISLILGKDRTKMSKRHGATSVEQYRDLGYLPEGIVNFLALLGWAPTGEQEIFSREELVQQFSMERVAKNPAVFDIDKLNWINAHYIRQADPEKIMELALPHLRAAGYIGDELTTEKRTWLVEVVAALQDHISYAAQLVDHVGIFFKENIEFENEEAKAVLRDDDIPKVMESFRTKISALDVVDVANVKALLKSMIKELKLGGKKVYMPIRVALTGCMHGPELFQIIPLLGRERVLARIEATLAKI from the coding sequence ATGCGGGTACGGTTTGCGCCCAGCCCGACCGGACCGTTTCATATTGGCGGTGCCCGTTCGGCGTTGTTTAACTGGCTGCTGGCCCAAAAATGCGGCGGCAAACTGGTGCTCAGAATCGAAGATACGGATTTGGAACGTTCCAGTAAAGAATCGGAGGAAAATATTAAAGACGCACTGCGGTGGCTGGGAATCACCTGGGATGAGGGGGCCGATATGGGAGGACCTTATGGGCCTTATCATCAAACCGAGCGTCTGGATATTTATCGTCAATATACTGAGAAAATGCTGGCAAGCGGTCAGGCTTATTACTGTTATTGCAGTGAAGACGAGGTAGAAACCGAGCGTCAAGCACAGCTGGCGAAGGGGGAAACACCCCGCTATTCGGGACGTTGCCGCAATTTGACGGCGGAAGACCGGGCCAGGTTAGAGGCGGAAGGGCGTAAGCCGGTGGTGCGCTTTAAGGTGCCGCAAAATCAGCAGATTGTATTTAAGGATTTGGTGCGGGATACTGTCAGCTTTGATTCCAATGGGATTGGCGACTTTGTGATCGTGAAATCAGACGGCATTCCTGTTTATAATTACGCAGTCGTGATTGATGATGCCTTGATGCGGATTACTCATGTGATCCGGGCGGAAGAACATTTGTCTAACACCCCGCGGCAAGTACTGCTGTATCAGGCCTTAGGGTTTGAATTGCCGCAGTTTGGCCATATTTCCCTTATTCTGGGCAAAGATCGCACTAAGATGAGCAAGCGTCATGGTGCCACTTCAGTGGAGCAGTACCGTGACTTAGGCTATCTGCCGGAAGGTATCGTTAATTTTCTGGCCCTGCTGGGCTGGGCGCCTACCGGTGAGCAGGAGATATTTTCTCGGGAAGAATTGGTTCAGCAGTTTTCTATGGAGCGGGTGGCCAAAAATCCGGCGGTTTTTGATATTGATAAATTGAATTGGATTAACGCACACTATATCCGGCAGGCCGACCCGGAAAAAATTATGGAATTGGCATTGCCCCATCTGAGGGCCGCAGGTTATATCGGGGATGAACTGACGACGGAAAAGCGGACCTGGCTGGTGGAAGTTGTTGCTGCTTTGCAGGATCATATCAGCTATGCGGCTCAGCTTGTTGATCATGTTGGCATTTTTTTCAAGGAGAATATTGAATTTGAGAACGAGGAAGCAAAAGCAGTATTGCGGGATGATGATATTCCCAAAGTAATGGAGAGTTTTCGCACCAAAATTTCTGCGCTGGACGTTGTGGATGTTGCTAATGTAAAAGCCCTGCTGAAGTCGATGATTAAGGAACTGAAACTTGGCGGCAAAAAGGTATATATGCCTATCCGGGTGGCCCTGACCGGATGTATGCACGGGCCGGAGCTGTTTCAAATTATCCCGCTGTTAGGCAGGGAACGGGTTTTGGCCAGAATAGAAGCAACTTTGGCTAAAATATAA
- a CDS encoding CarD family transcriptional regulator: protein MLSVGDKVVYPMHGAGVIEAIEEHEVLGQRQLYYILTMPYGGMRVMIPLKNVDNVGLREVIGPPEVEKVAGILQAAASPVNTSWNRRFNLNLSKIKSGSIYEVAEVVRNLMLQDQAKKLSTGERRLLDTARQILVSELVLACGKDVNSVEEWLSGLIQGSTPGN from the coding sequence GTGTTGAGTGTAGGGGACAAAGTGGTTTATCCCATGCATGGCGCTGGTGTGATTGAAGCCATTGAAGAGCATGAGGTGCTTGGGCAGCGACAACTTTATTATATCCTTACAATGCCTTATGGCGGCATGAGAGTCATGATCCCGCTAAAAAATGTAGATAATGTTGGTCTGCGGGAAGTGATTGGTCCGCCGGAAGTGGAAAAGGTGGCTGGTATTTTGCAAGCCGCTGCTTCGCCGGTGAATACCAGTTGGAATCGCCGATTTAATTTGAATCTGTCTAAAATAAAAAGTGGCAGTATATATGAGGTGGCAGAGGTCGTACGCAATTTGATGCTGCAGGATCAGGCAAAAAAGTTGTCTACCGGAGAACGGAGACTGTTGGATACCGCCCGACAAATTTTAGTCAGCGAACTGGTATTGGCTTGCGGTAAGGATGTAAATAGTGTGGAAGAATGGCTAAGCGGTTTAATACAAGGAAGTACGCCAGGAAACTGA
- the ispD gene encoding 2-C-methyl-D-erythritol 4-phosphate cytidylyltransferase, translating to MKVTAVIAAAGQGRRMGGGINKIFIPLFDCPILVHSVRMFSHCPAVDSLVIVSAAGEAAQVEELLRNLTDVKPWQVVEGGSERQYSIARALTAIETETDIIVIHDGARPLVEAPAIEQVIATARQYRAAGIAVPVKDTIKSVNEAGFITETPERKALWAMQTPQAFEAGLLRQAYLEADRRQYLGTDDAGLVERLGIPVKIVAGSYRNIKITTPEDLIIAQALMKQGEKQDMLRMGMGYDVHCLVEGRKLILGGVDIPYRKGLEGHSDADVLLHAVQDALLGAAALGDIGCHFPDSDPRYKGVSSLLLLERVKLIIKNHGYRAHNIDATIVAEKPKLAGYIETMNRNIAVALDIGIQQVNVKATTTEGLGFAGRGEGIAAYAVATLLPQK from the coding sequence ATGAAGGTGACAGCGGTTATTGCTGCCGCCGGACAAGGCAGACGTATGGGCGGGGGGATAAACAAGATTTTTATCCCCCTTTTTGATTGCCCAATCCTGGTACATAGTGTACGGATGTTTTCTCACTGTCCGGCAGTGGACAGTCTGGTGATTGTGTCTGCCGCCGGCGAAGCGGCACAGGTGGAGGAATTGCTGAGAAATTTGACAGATGTTAAGCCCTGGCAGGTAGTGGAAGGCGGCAGCGAGCGGCAGTATTCTATTGCCAGGGCGCTGACCGCGATTGAGACAGAGACGGATATCATAGTGATCCATGATGGCGCCCGGCCGCTGGTGGAAGCTCCGGCGATTGAACAGGTCATCGCGACAGCCAGACAGTACCGGGCGGCAGGAATTGCAGTCCCGGTCAAGGATACGATAAAAAGCGTGAATGAGGCAGGGTTTATTACAGAAACGCCAGAACGGAAAGCTCTCTGGGCGATGCAAACTCCCCAGGCGTTTGAGGCCGGGTTGCTTCGCCAAGCTTACCTGGAGGCAGACCGGCGGCAGTACTTGGGCACGGATGATGCTGGCTTGGTGGAACGACTGGGGATACCGGTAAAAATTGTAGCCGGTAGTTACCGGAATATTAAAATCACGACGCCGGAAGACCTGATTATAGCTCAGGCATTGATGAAGCAGGGAGAGAAACAGGACATGCTGCGTATGGGAATGGGGTATGACGTACATTGCTTGGTGGAAGGCCGCAAGCTGATACTGGGGGGGGTGGATATACCCTATAGGAAAGGGCTGGAAGGCCATTCGGATGCGGATGTACTATTGCATGCGGTTCAAGATGCTTTGTTGGGAGCGGCAGCATTGGGGGACATTGGCTGTCATTTTCCTGACAGTGATCCCCGCTACAAGGGTGTGTCCAGTCTGCTCCTTCTGGAAAGAGTAAAGCTCATTATCAAAAATCACGGCTACAGGGCACATAATATTGATGCGACAATTGTTGCGGAGAAACCGAAATTAGCCGGATATATTGAAACCATGAATCGTAATATTGCAGTTGCTTTGGATATTGGCATCCAGCAGGTCAATGTCAAAGCAACGACGACAGAGGGGCTTGGTTTTGCCGGTAGAGGAGAAGGAATTGCCGCTTATGCAGTGGCGACGTTGCTGCCGCAGAAATAA
- the spoIIP gene encoding stage II sporulation protein P, translating into MLRLLFAALSVLWLLGTFPGFSVAASSVSWENQEIDDGYITAIDDSGIIILQTGLTVHPGDHYIDEANHLYEITAVEGRMAKARVLSGRAILFDEAVAVPAQAAPSRPIIAVYHTHTDESYIPTDGKASISGRGSIMLVGDALTSRLAELGFQTIHDKTLHEPHDANAYQRSRRTFLKLLKQQPATLFDLHRDSAPVAFYQTTINGQTAAKILLVVGQQNQNQATTLDYAKRIKAAADARYKSLIRGIFIARGNYNQDLNPRSMLLEIGTQYNTLQAAAYSATLFADVVPSFLPPGPVPDSAAAISGDSNPIPPAGMTDTAAGDAAGAAAEFPESTVHDLFFILAAFILGAIAYLYLSTGSWQEAKAKLARFRKYEFINFFGSRKKRKD; encoded by the coding sequence ATGCTGCGCCTACTCTTTGCCGCATTATCCGTCCTATGGCTGCTTGGCACCTTTCCCGGATTCAGTGTAGCGGCATCATCCGTTTCTTGGGAGAATCAGGAAATCGATGACGGCTATATTACGGCCATTGATGATAGCGGCATTATCATCCTGCAAACCGGACTTACGGTTCATCCCGGCGACCATTATATTGACGAAGCAAACCATCTCTACGAAATTACCGCGGTTGAAGGAAGAATGGCAAAAGCACGGGTTCTCTCCGGCAGAGCAATTCTGTTTGACGAAGCCGTGGCAGTTCCCGCCCAGGCCGCTCCGTCTCGGCCGATCATTGCCGTTTATCACACCCATACGGATGAAAGCTATATTCCCACTGATGGCAAAGCCTCCATTTCCGGCAGGGGCAGCATCATGCTGGTAGGCGATGCTCTTACCAGTCGTCTGGCGGAACTGGGGTTTCAGACCATCCATGATAAAACCCTGCATGAGCCTCATGATGCCAATGCTTACCAGCGCTCCCGCCGCACTTTCCTAAAACTGCTGAAGCAACAGCCGGCAACGTTATTTGATCTTCATCGGGACAGTGCGCCTGTCGCTTTCTACCAAACCACCATAAACGGGCAGACAGCCGCTAAAATTTTATTGGTAGTCGGCCAGCAGAACCAAAATCAAGCCACTACTCTCGATTATGCCAAAAGAATTAAAGCAGCGGCAGACGCCAGATACAAGAGCCTCATCCGGGGAATTTTCATCGCCCGCGGCAATTATAATCAGGATTTAAATCCCCGGTCGATGCTGCTTGAGATTGGCACCCAGTATAATACATTGCAAGCTGCCGCCTACAGCGCCACCCTCTTCGCCGATGTTGTCCCTTCCTTTTTGCCTCCCGGCCCAGTCCCGGACTCTGCCGCTGCAATCTCCGGCGACAGCAATCCGATCCCGCCTGCTGGAATGACTGATACTGCGGCCGGGGACGCGGCCGGCGCTGCGGCCGAATTTCCCGAAAGTACCGTTCACGATCTGTTTTTTATCCTGGCAGCTTTCATCCTCGGTGCCATCGCCTACCTTTATCTCAGCACCGGCAGCTGGCAGGAGGCCAAAGCAAAATTAGCACGTTTTCGCAAATATGAATTCATCAATTTTTTCGGCTCCCGTAAAAAGCGGAAAGACTAA
- a CDS encoding PIN/TRAM domain-containing protein has product MLDKILRAVITVLTAIAGLMLTEWISRFLPSIVSVDFLRMGIFGSTVAAILSLIFGAAIGGAIGFLVAPFFIKYLWQFTYWVEARLNKMPVYDVVAGAIGLAIGLIISNLLGSAFLPIPIVGSYVPGVLSIILGYLGINIAIHKREELFSLLGSIPWVGKDRQKDKHEESACGCKILDTSVIIDGRIADICKSGFIEGTLLIPVFVLEELQHIADSSDLLKRNRGRRGLDILNRIQKDLGMLVKIDNHDFEDIAEVDSKLVKLGQLLGAKVLTNDYNLNKVAELQGVQVLNINELSNAVKPVVLPGEEMTVRIVKDGKEFGQGVAYLDDGTMIVVDGGKKYIGETVTVLVTSVLQTAAGRMIFAKLKAVEKGA; this is encoded by the coding sequence TTGTTAGATAAAATTTTACGTGCTGTGATTACGGTACTGACAGCAATTGCCGGATTAATGCTGACGGAATGGATCAGCCGTTTTTTACCTTCCATCGTAAGTGTTGATTTTTTGCGCATGGGTATATTCGGCAGTACTGTGGCTGCGATTCTGTCTCTTATTTTCGGTGCGGCCATAGGTGGTGCGATTGGGTTCTTAGTTGCTCCGTTTTTTATTAAGTATTTATGGCAATTTACTTACTGGGTAGAAGCACGACTGAACAAAATGCCGGTATATGATGTTGTGGCGGGAGCTATCGGTCTTGCAATAGGACTTATAATTTCCAATTTGTTGGGTTCCGCATTCTTACCGATTCCAATTGTCGGTAGCTACGTTCCGGGTGTGCTTAGCATTATTCTCGGTTATTTGGGAATTAACATCGCCATTCACAAGCGGGAGGAATTATTTAGTCTGCTGGGGTCTATACCCTGGGTGGGCAAGGATCGTCAGAAGGATAAACATGAGGAGAGTGCCTGCGGGTGCAAGATACTCGACACCAGTGTGATCATTGACGGACGCATTGCCGATATTTGCAAGAGCGGTTTTATTGAGGGAACGCTGCTTATACCGGTTTTTGTTTTGGAGGAACTGCAGCATATTGCGGATTCTTCCGATTTATTAAAACGCAATCGGGGACGCCGCGGCCTGGATATACTGAACCGCATTCAAAAGGACTTGGGGATGCTTGTTAAAATTGACAACCATGATTTCGAAGATATCGCTGAAGTGGATTCCAAACTGGTCAAACTGGGCCAGCTCCTGGGAGCCAAAGTGCTTACTAATGATTACAATCTGAATAAGGTTGCCGAACTTCAGGGTGTACAGGTATTGAATATTAACGAGCTGTCCAATGCCGTGAAGCCGGTGGTACTGCCGGGGGAAGAGATGACGGTTCGTATCGTGAAAGACGGTAAGGAATTTGGTCAGGGAGTAGCCTATCTGGATGATGGCACTATGATTGTAGTAGATGGCGGTAAGAAGTATATTGGGGAGACCGTTACCGTACTGGTAACATCGGTATTGCAGACAGCAGCCGGTCGGATGATTTTTGCCAAACTCAAGGCTGTGGAAAAAGGAGCCTAA
- the disA gene encoding DNA integrity scanning diadenylate cyclase DisA, with translation MSKNREERLWDARFIKTLQSVAPGTPLREGLENILRAKMGALILVGDSPALMEVVDGGFLLNCEYTPAGFYELAKMDGALVLSNDASHIIYANAQLVPNSNIITRETGTRHRTAERVARQTGALVIAISQRRNLVTLYLGNLRYTLKDIAVILNRANQALQALEKYKAVLSKGLITLSALEFEDLATLADVASLVIRAEKVKRIARDIARDIIELGREGRLISMQMEEVISEEDDVQFLIKDYCLSSGSTAHEQAGVQLAELSEENLEPYNVCRILGYGVTPNAIDIPVAPRGYRALQLIPRLPSLVVENLVAHFKTLHHIYNATITELDDVDGIGEVRAKTIKDGLKRVREQALLDGHM, from the coding sequence ATGAGTAAAAATCGGGAAGAACGATTATGGGATGCCAGATTTATTAAAACGCTGCAATCAGTTGCACCTGGTACGCCTCTGCGGGAGGGCCTGGAGAATATTTTGCGGGCAAAAATGGGAGCGTTGATATTGGTTGGCGACAGCCCGGCGCTTATGGAAGTAGTGGACGGCGGGTTTTTGCTAAACTGTGAGTATACGCCGGCCGGTTTTTATGAATTGGCTAAAATGGATGGTGCCTTGGTCTTATCCAATGATGCCAGCCATATTATTTATGCCAATGCCCAGCTGGTGCCGAATTCCAATATTATTACCAGGGAAACCGGTACCCGCCACCGGACGGCGGAACGGGTGGCCCGGCAGACAGGCGCCTTGGTGATTGCTATTTCCCAGAGACGCAACCTGGTTACTTTATATTTGGGGAATTTGCGTTATACGCTCAAGGATATTGCCGTAATACTCAATCGGGCAAACCAAGCGCTGCAGGCGCTGGAAAAATACAAGGCGGTGCTGAGCAAAGGGTTAATTACATTAAGCGCTTTGGAGTTTGAGGATTTGGCCACTTTAGCGGATGTGGCATCGTTGGTGATCCGGGCGGAAAAGGTCAAACGCATTGCCAGGGATATTGCCAGGGATATTATTGAACTGGGACGGGAAGGCCGGCTTATCAGCATGCAGATGGAAGAAGTAATTTCGGAAGAAGATGATGTTCAGTTTTTAATTAAGGATTATTGTCTTAGTTCCGGCAGCACAGCTCATGAACAGGCCGGAGTTCAGCTGGCCGAGCTGTCGGAAGAAAATCTGGAGCCATATAATGTATGCCGCATTTTGGGATATGGCGTTACTCCCAATGCCATCGACATACCGGTTGCGCCTCGGGGCTACCGGGCGCTGCAGCTGATTCCCAGACTGCCGTCACTGGTTGTTGAAAATCTGGTGGCGCATTTCAAAACACTGCATCACATCTATAATGCAACCATCACGGAGCTGGATGATGTGGATGGGATTGGCGAAGTTCGGGCAAAAACAATCAAAGACGGTTTAAAACGTGTGCGGGAACAGGCACTGCTCGACGGTCATATGTAG
- the radA gene encoding DNA repair protein RadA: protein MGKRRTAFVCQECGYDTGKWLGKCPGCGGWNTMVEEVIAPEPSKAGIALGLSTGLSPVPIGEVDTKDAPRFSTGSGELDRVLGGGGIPGSMVLVVGDPGVGKSSLTLKVCSYVARQRGKVLYVTGEESTRQVRMRADRLKAVENELYVLSETNLDVIEQHALKLKPDVLVIDSIQTVFRPELQSAPGSVSQVRESAAQLLRLAKTHSIATFIVGHVTKDGTLAGPRVLEHIVDTVLYFEGERNSQFRVLRAVKNRFGSTNEIGLFEMRSEGLLDVPDASKLFLSERPLNVPGSVVVPTIEGTRPLLVEIQALVSSSPFMPPRRTSDSVDSKRIQLLLAVLEKRVGLLLGNSDVYVKVAGSIKVEEPAIDLGVAVALTSSFRNRRTAGNTAVFGEVGLAGEVRAVTQAESRIREAEKMGFKKIILPQGNVKGLSLASSIPLVGVETVAEGLEAALE from the coding sequence ATGGGAAAACGCAGAACGGCTTTCGTTTGCCAGGAATGCGGCTATGACACGGGAAAATGGCTGGGAAAGTGTCCGGGCTGCGGCGGATGGAATACGATGGTGGAAGAGGTGATTGCGCCTGAACCTTCTAAGGCGGGAATCGCTCTGGGATTATCTACCGGGTTGTCGCCGGTGCCGATTGGCGAGGTGGATACCAAAGATGCGCCCCGTTTTTCTACCGGGTCCGGTGAATTGGATCGGGTTCTCGGCGGCGGCGGAATTCCCGGTTCAATGGTGCTGGTGGTGGGCGATCCCGGAGTGGGAAAATCCAGTCTGACACTTAAGGTTTGCTCCTATGTGGCCAGGCAGCGGGGAAAGGTGCTGTATGTTACCGGCGAAGAAAGTACCCGCCAGGTCAGGATGCGGGCCGACCGGCTGAAGGCTGTTGAGAATGAACTATATGTGCTGAGTGAGACCAATTTGGATGTGATTGAGCAGCATGCTTTGAAATTAAAGCCGGATGTACTAGTTATTGATTCGATTCAAACAGTATTCCGGCCGGAACTTCAAAGTGCGCCGGGCAGCGTAAGTCAAGTACGGGAAAGTGCGGCTCAGTTGCTGCGGCTGGCAAAGACGCACTCGATTGCTACTTTCATAGTGGGGCATGTTACGAAAGACGGTACGCTGGCAGGGCCGAGGGTTTTGGAGCATATTGTGGATACGGTGCTTTACTTTGAGGGGGAACGGAATTCCCAGTTCCGGGTGCTGCGGGCGGTAAAAAATCGTTTTGGCAGTACCAATGAGATCGGGTTATTCGAGATGCGCAGTGAAGGACTGCTGGATGTGCCGGATGCTTCCAAGTTGTTTTTGTCCGAGCGGCCGCTGAATGTGCCCGGCAGTGTTGTTGTGCCGACGATTGAAGGAACCAGACCCTTATTAGTGGAGATTCAGGCTTTGGTCAGCAGTTCTCCCTTTATGCCGCCGCGGCGGACCTCCGATAGTGTGGATAGTAAGCGGATTCAGCTTTTGCTGGCTGTGCTGGAAAAAAGAGTGGGACTGCTGTTGGGAAATTCCGATGTGTACGTAAAAGTGGCCGGCAGCATTAAGGTAGAGGAGCCGGCAATTGATTTGGGAGTGGCAGTGGCTTTGACTTCCAGTTTCCGCAATCGCAGGACGGCAGGGAATACGGCTGTCTTCGGTGAAGTGGGTTTGGCCGGTGAAGTGCGGGCTGTGACTCAGGCGGAATCCCGTATTCGGGAAGCGGAAAAGATGGGCTTTAAGAAAATTATTTTGCCGCAAGGCAATGTAAAAGGGCTTTCCCTGGCTTCGTCGATACCTTTGGTGGGAGTGGAAACAGTGGCCGAAGGATTGGAAGCGGCTCTGGAATAA
- a CDS encoding DUF1573 domain-containing protein, with protein MQAKCCQDFQNAVDDYLIRHRSVLDVLTKYQESTARVNRAFAKAVTECGCITVNASRQQVPADTQYSDLKSFMSSHLSGIPCDSCQEILTKEIGHNLFYLAALCNLSGLKLEDVLNREFDNVTTLGFFHLS; from the coding sequence ATGCAAGCGAAATGTTGCCAGGATTTTCAGAACGCTGTTGATGACTACTTGATCCGCCACCGTAGTGTACTCGATGTTTTAACCAAATATCAGGAATCTACCGCCCGCGTTAACCGGGCATTTGCGAAAGCCGTCACCGAATGCGGCTGTATTACTGTTAACGCATCCCGTCAGCAAGTTCCGGCTGATACCCAATACAGCGATTTAAAAAGCTTTATGTCTTCTCATCTGTCAGGTATACCTTGTGATAGCTGTCAGGAAATTCTAACCAAGGAAATCGGCCATAATCTGTTTTATTTAGCAGCTTTATGTAATTTATCGGGATTAAAGCTGGAAGACGTACTGAACCGGGAGTTCGACAATGTAACTACGTTAGGATTTTTTCACCTCTCCTAG